Part of the Panicum virgatum strain AP13 chromosome 4N, P.virgatum_v5, whole genome shotgun sequence genome is shown below.
CCCGTCAAGCTGCATGGTGCGCTGCGGCAGAAACTGGAAGAACAAGATGTGCAACAAGATGTGCAACGTCTGCTGCAACCGCTGCAGCTGCGTGCCGCCGGGCACCGGCCAGGAGACACGCCACCTCTGCCCCTGCTATGACACAATGGTCAACCCAAAAACCGGCAAGCCCAAGTGCCCGTAGCCTGGTGCCTCAGGCCAATCTGGCAATTTCTGCCGGGCGTGTTATCTATGTATGCTATCATCTTCATGTTAACTATACCAA
Proteins encoded:
- the LOC120668933 gene encoding gibberellin-regulated protein 2-like, whose translation is MKKQRILLHVLFFILMAALAVDADDPQELQEQRRSLLQAPPKIDCPSSCMVRCGRNWKNKMCNKMCNVCCNRCSCVPPGTGQETRHLCPCYDTMVNPKTGKPKCP